A region of the Nitrospirota bacterium genome:
GGCTGACCTGGTGGCTGGGCGACGTCGGGGGCAGCCTCGTCGTGGCACCCCTCCTGATCCTCTGGAGCCAGTCGCCGATCGTTCGCTGGGGCCGGGAGCAAGCGCTGGAAGCGGCGGCCATCCTTGTCGCGCTGGTCGCGGTCGGGCTGGCTGTGTTCGGCGGGTGGTCTGGCGGGAGCGTCTCAAAGGATCCGCTCGAATTCCTGTCAATCCCGATCCTGGTATGGGTGGCCTTTCGCTTCGGCCAGCGCGAAACCGCCGCGGCCACCGTCCTGCTCGCCGGCATCGCCGTCTGGGGGACGTTGCAAGGGGTCGGACCGTTCACGAGACCGTCGGTGAACGAGTCTTTTCTGCTGCTGCAGGCGTTTCTGAACGTGGTCGCCGTGACCGCCATGGCTCTGGCCGCCGGTATCTCGGAGCGCAGACTGGCCGAAGAGGGACTGCGCGAGAGCCGGGAACGGCTGCAGTTGGCCCTTGCCGCCGGCCGCATGGGCATCTGGGACTTCGACTTCGCGAGCGGCGAGGTCCTCTGGCCGCCGGGCCTGGAGGCCATTCATGGGATGGAGCCCGGTACCTTTGGCGGGACGTTCGCTGCCTATGAAAAGGACATCCATCCCGAAGACCATGACCGGGTACTGGAGGCCATCGCCCGCAGCATCGAGCACAAGCAGGAATACGACGTCGAGTATCGTATCACCAGGCCGGACGGGGCGACCTTGTGGGTCAACGGGAAAGGGCACGTCGTCTGTGACCGGTCGGGACGACCCGTCCGGATGACGGGCGTGTGCATGGACGTCACGTCCCGCAGGCTGGCCCAGGAGGCGTTGCGCAACGCGCACGACGAGCTCGAAATGCGGGTGACGGAGCGGACCGAGGAACTGACGGAGGCGATCCGGGCGTTACGATCGCAGATCAACGAGCGCGATCGGGCGGAGCAGGACTTGAAGGCGAGCGAGGAGCGTTTTCGCCTGTTGATGGAGGGCGTCGAAGATTACGCGATCTTCATGCTGGATCCGGGCGGCTGCGTGACGACGTGGAACGTCGGCGCGGAGCGGATCACGGGCTACCGGACGGACGAAGTCCTGGGGCGCCACGTCGCGTGCTTCTATCCCCCGGAGGGCGTCGCTGCCGGCAAACCGGATCTCGCGCTCAAGATGGCGGCGAGTCGCGGCCGCTTTGAGGATGAGGGCTGGCGGGTCTGCAAGGACGGCACGCAGTTCTGGGTCCAGGGCGTGATCACGGCGCTGTGGGACCAGAGCGGAGAATTGCGCGGGTTCGTTCAGATCACACGGGACATCACGGAGCGGAAGCGGGCCGAAGCGGTCCAACGTCAGCTCCTGGAGCAGGTGCTGAGCGTCCGGGAGGAGGAGCGCAAGCGGATCGCCCGCGAGCTGCACGACGGTCCGGGACAGACGCTCACCTCGCTGCTGGTGGGGCTTCGGGCGGCCGAGGAGATGCCGACCCGGGAGGCGATGCGGGCGCGCGTGGAGGATCTCCGGAAGGTCGCCGCGCTGGCGCTCACCGAGATCAGGCGGCTCGCCATGGGGCTCCGCCCGAGCGTGCTGGACGACCTCGGCCTCGACGCGGCGCTCAGGCGTCTGGCGGCCGATTTTACCCAGACGCACGGGCTCTCGGTGGAAGTCTATGCGGACGGCCTGGCTTCGCGTCGGCTGCCGAGTCCGGTCGAGACCGCCCTGTACCGCATCGCGCAGGAGGGGTTGACGAACGTCGCCAAACACGCGGCCGCCAGGACCGTCAGTCTCCTGCTCCGTTCTTCCGGGTCGGATGTCCAGATGATCATCGAGGACGACGGGGCCGGTTTCCAGGTCGAGGCGGCGTTGCAGTCAGCGGACGGGAGACGGCATCTGGGGCTGCACGGAATGAGGGAACGCACCGCGCGGCTGAACGGATCCCTTGAAATCGAGTCCAGGCCGGGAGGCGGGACCAGCCTGTACGTCAAGATTCCGCTCTAAGGAGGGATGGACGTGAAGATTCGCATCGTCATCGCGGACGACCATGCGGTCCTGAGGGCCGGTCTCCGGCTGCTCATCAACGGCCAGCCAGACATGGAGGTGGTGGGGGAGGCGGCAGACGGAAGCGAGGCGGTGATCAGGGCTCGAGAGACGCAGCCCGATGTCATGCTGCTCGACCTGTCCATGCCCGGACAGGGCGGCACGCAGGCGATCACGGGAATCCGGCAAGCCGCACCCAACACCCGGGTCCTGGCCCTCACGATGTACGACGATCCGGCCTATCTCCGTTCCGTCTTGGCCACGGGGGGCGCCGGCTACGTGGTGAAGAGCGTGGCGGACATGAAGCTGTTGACGGCCATCCGGGCGGTCGCGAACGGGCGCACGTTCGTGGACCTCCCGGGCTTGGACCGGTCGCCCGCGGAGCAGGGCGTGCAGGGATCGGACGGAGGGGCGGCGCAGACCGAACGTTCATTGAACCTGTTGAGCGACCGGGAGCGGACGGTTCTGAGCCTCGTCGCCCAGGGCTATACGAACCAAGAGGTTGCCGACCAACTTGAAGTGAGCGTCAAGTCCGTGGAGACCTACCGGGCCCGTCTCATGGACAAACTCGGATTGCAGAACCGCGCGGACCTCGTCCGCTATGCGCTGGAGTGCGGACTGCTCATCCCGCCGACTCCGCCGATCCCTTCTCCCTAAAGCAAGCGAAGAGGAAATGTCGTCAGGATTACCCCGACGGTAACGGAAGCCACTTCAGGTATTCTCCTGATTCCCTGACCGTCTCCCCCGATGATAGAGGACTG
Encoded here:
- a CDS encoding response regulator transcription factor, with protein sequence MDVKIRIVIADDHAVLRAGLRLLINGQPDMEVVGEAADGSEAVIRARETQPDVMLLDLSMPGQGGTQAITGIRQAAPNTRVLALTMYDDPAYLRSVLATGGAGYVVKSVADMKLLTAIRAVANGRTFVDLPGLDRSPAEQGVQGSDGGAAQTERSLNLLSDRERTVLSLVAQGYTNQEVADQLEVSVKSVETYRARLMDKLGLQNRADLVRYALECGLLIPPTPPIPSP
- a CDS encoding MASE1 domain-containing protein, yielding MALAACLLLGPWVWPGIFLGAFLTNVTTAGSVFTSLGIATGNTLEGLIGAYLVTRFANGCRAFERTQDVFKFVGLAGLASTAVSASVGVTSLAFGGYADWDEFGIVWLTWWLGDVGGSLVVAPLLILWSQSPIVRWGREQALEAAAILVALVAVGLAVFGGWSGGSVSKDPLEFLSIPILVWVAFRFGQRETAAATVLLAGIAVWGTLQGVGPFTRPSVNESFLLLQAFLNVVAVTAMALAAGISERRLAEEGLRESRERLQLALAAGRMGIWDFDFASGEVLWPPGLEAIHGMEPGTFGGTFAAYEKDIHPEDHDRVLEAIARSIEHKQEYDVEYRITRPDGATLWVNGKGHVVCDRSGRPVRMTGVCMDVTSRRLAQEALRNAHDELEMRVTERTEELTEAIRALRSQINERDRAEQDLKASEERFRLLMEGVEDYAIFMLDPGGCVTTWNVGAERITGYRTDEVLGRHVACFYPPEGVAAGKPDLALKMAASRGRFEDEGWRVCKDGTQFWVQGVITALWDQSGELRGFVQITRDITERKRAEAVQRQLLEQVLSVREEERKRIARELHDGPGQTLTSLLVGLRAAEEMPTREAMRARVEDLRKVAALALTEIRRLAMGLRPSVLDDLGLDAALRRLAADFTQTHGLSVEVYADGLASRRLPSPVETALYRIAQEGLTNVAKHAAARTVSLLLRSSGSDVQMIIEDDGAGFQVEAALQSADGRRHLGLHGMRERTARLNGSLEIESRPGGGTSLYVKIPL